The following coding sequences lie in one Flavobacterium cyclinae genomic window:
- a CDS encoding GatB/YqeY domain-containing protein yields MSLEAKIMDHMKEAMKAKDSVALEALRAIKSAIILAKTEAGATDTLTEDQEIKMLQRLVKMRKDSAEIFTKQNRADLAEPELAQIAVIEKFLPAQLSEEEVEAIVAKIIAETGASGIASMGKVMGLATAQIGGQAEGKVISGIVKKLLV; encoded by the coding sequence ATGAGTTTAGAAGCAAAAATCATGGATCACATGAAAGAAGCCATGAAAGCAAAAGATAGCGTAGCTTTAGAAGCGTTAAGAGCAATTAAATCGGCAATTATTTTAGCAAAAACAGAAGCGGGAGCTACAGATACATTAACAGAAGATCAAGAAATTAAAATGTTACAGCGTTTAGTAAAAATGCGTAAGGATAGTGCGGAAATCTTCACAAAACAAAATCGTGCTGATTTAGCCGAACCAGAATTAGCGCAAATTGCGGTAATAGAAAAATTCTTACCGGCGCAATTATCAGAAGAAGAAGTAGAAGCAATCGTTGCTAAAATCATTGCAGAAACAGGAGCTTCAGGAATTGCTTCTATGGGAAAAGTTATGGGATTAGCAACTGCTCAAATTGGTGGACAAGCAGAAGGAAAAGTAATTTCAGGAATTGTAAAGAAACTTTTAGTGTAA